A genomic window from Prunus persica cultivar Lovell chromosome G2, Prunus_persica_NCBIv2, whole genome shotgun sequence includes:
- the LOC109947560 gene encoding ABC transporter I family member 6, chloroplastic has product MALLPFNHPSCTLPSPPPPPPQSSSSSSPSCLIRYNLPSNSPVFTSSAVLRPLRWCSNHHQLRSLTPGKVTGSLSSAVETSGSGNSSQVEEGEKKLLLQVKDLTAVIAESKQEILKGVNLTVYQGEVHAIMGKNGSGKSTFAKVLAGHPEYEVTGGSVVFKGENLLEMAAEDRSLSGLFMSFQSPVEIPGVTNIDFLNMAYNARRKKLGLPELGPIEFYAYIFPKLDLVNMKTDFLNRNVNEGFSGGEKKRNEILQLAVLGAELAILDEIDSGLDVDALRDVAKAVNGLLTPQNSVLMITHYLRLLEFIKPTCIHIMEDGKIVKTGNISLAEVLEKEGYKAISAA; this is encoded by the exons ATGGCTCTGTTGCCATTTAATCACCCTTCTTGCACTCTTCCCtcaccaccgccaccaccaccacaatcttcttcttcttcttctccttcttgtcTTATTAGATATAATTTGCCCTCCAATTCTCCAGTATTTACAAGTTCTGCCGTCCTCCGCCCTCTCCGTTGGTGCTCAAACCACCACCAGCTCCGGTCTCTGACGCCGGGGAAGGTGACAGGCAGCCTCTCCTCCGCCGTGGAAACTTCAGGTTCAGGCAATAGCAGTCAAGTTGAGGAAGGAGAGAAGAAGCTGCTACTCCAAGTCAAGGATTTAACGGCGGTGATTGCCGAATCGAAACAGGAGATTCTCAAGGGCGTTAACCTCACCGTCTACCAAGGAGAGGTTCATGCCATAATGGGAAAGAATGGTTCAGGGAAGAGCACTTTTGCCAAG GTTCTGGCTGGGCATCCGGAATACGAAGTTACAGGAGGCAGTGTGGTGTTTAAAGGGGAAAACTTGCTGgaaatggcagcagaagaCCGGTCACTTTCTGGGCTTTTTATGAGTTTCCAGTCTCCAGTTGAGATCCCTGGTGTCACCAACATTGATTTTCTCAACATGGCTTACAATGCCCGCAGAAAAAAATTAGGACTGCCTGAGCTTGGACCAATTGAG TTCTATGCTTATATCTTTCCCAAACTTGATCTTGTGAACATGAAGACCGACTTCCTCAATAGAAATGTTAATGAAGGCTTTAGTGGAGGTGAAAAGAAGCGCAATGAGATTTTACAACTGGCG GTTTTGGGGGCAGAATTGGCTATATTGGATGAAATTGATTCTGGGTTGGATGTTGATGCACTTCGAGATGTAGCAAAGGCAGTGAATGGGTTACTGACTCCACAAAATTCTGTATTGATGATTACTCATTATCTACGACTTCTAGAATTTATAAAGCCAACATGCATCCATATTATG GAGGATGGGAAAATTGTGAAGACAGGCAACATCTCCTTAGCAGAGGTACTAGAAAAGGAAGGGTACAAAGCAATTTCTGCAGCATAA